One genomic window of Candidatus Neomarinimicrobiota bacterium includes the following:
- a CDS encoding DedA family protein, which translates to MLESLFNFIEQSPPWLVFATVFLASYIENIFPPIPGDTILVFGAYLVGRGQLSFGMAMATTLLGSVMGFLTLYVVGYKYGRGFMYSTQQTWFSPKSLKRVEVLFDKWGYGVVLINRFLAGLRSVVGLFSGLGKLNIWKVIILSTISSLLWNGTLIWLGSTIGENWEQIGVYLKRYNTAVSIIIVSIVAGFLIHRYLIVKDNLTQGNEKS; encoded by the coding sequence GTGCTGGAATCCCTCTTTAATTTTATTGAACAATCACCTCCCTGGTTGGTTTTTGCCACTGTTTTTTTAGCGTCTTATATAGAAAATATTTTTCCACCTATCCCTGGAGATACCATCCTGGTTTTTGGAGCGTATCTCGTTGGTCGGGGTCAATTATCCTTTGGAATGGCCATGGCCACAACCTTGTTGGGAAGCGTCATGGGCTTTCTCACGCTTTATGTGGTGGGATACAAGTATGGACGGGGTTTTATGTACTCTACGCAGCAAACCTGGTTCTCACCCAAAAGCTTGAAGCGAGTAGAAGTATTGTTCGATAAGTGGGGTTATGGGGTTGTACTCATCAACCGCTTTCTGGCAGGCCTGAGAAGTGTGGTTGGGCTGTTTTCTGGACTGGGGAAACTCAATATCTGGAAAGTTATCATCCTCTCCACAATTTCCAGTCTTCTGTGGAATGGTACATTGATCTGGCTGGGTAGCACCATCGGTGAAAATTGGGAGCAGATTGGTGTCTACCTGAAACGCTATAACACTGCGGTTTCTATTATCATTGTGAGCATCGTCGCGGGATTTCTCATTCATCGCTATCTTATTGTCAAAGATAACCTGACTCAGGGCAATGAAAAATCCTGA
- the ispE gene encoding 4-(cytidine 5'-diphospho)-2-C-methyl-D-erythritol kinase, with protein MRVLGRRENGYHDLDTVFQEMDWGDIVHFEPADKFSFSMTGLRFDDGGNNICLHAEKLFRDATGITLPVKITLEKKVPPGSGIGGGSADGAAILKGLNKTAGFPLSNEHLLELALELGADVPFFIEGGLQRGLGVGEKLERLESGFKGFILLIIPPIHVSTKQAFEALKIPLTPPKAPFTFGRLLEKATLVRFFDNEFESVVFHIHPEIGALKSELLNQGAYFASLSGSGSTVYGIFDSLDQAKAAQSFFINRYHTQITLPVI; from the coding sequence TTGCGCGTGCTGGGTAGAAGAGAGAATGGTTACCATGATCTGGATACAGTATTCCAGGAAATGGACTGGGGTGATATTGTCCATTTTGAACCAGCTGATAAATTCAGCTTCAGCATGACCGGTCTACGCTTTGATGACGGGGGGAATAATATTTGTCTGCATGCTGAAAAACTATTCAGAGATGCAACTGGAATTACGCTTCCTGTAAAGATAACTCTGGAGAAAAAAGTACCACCTGGGTCTGGAATTGGAGGGGGTAGTGCCGATGGTGCTGCCATACTCAAAGGCTTGAATAAGACCGCAGGATTTCCCCTGTCTAATGAGCACTTACTGGAGCTGGCCCTGGAGTTGGGTGCTGATGTACCATTTTTTATCGAGGGTGGGTTGCAGCGAGGGCTGGGTGTCGGTGAGAAACTTGAGAGGCTGGAATCAGGCTTCAAGGGGTTCATACTCCTCATTATTCCGCCCATTCATGTCTCTACAAAACAAGCGTTTGAAGCACTAAAAATACCATTGACACCCCCTAAGGCACCGTTTACTTTTGGCCGCCTTTTAGAGAAGGCAACACTGGTACGGTTTTTTGATAACGAATTTGAATCTGTAGTTTTTCATATACATCCAGAAATTGGCGCGCTTAAAAGCGAGCTCCTGAATCAAGGAGCATATTTTGCCAGTTTGTCGGGTAGTGGCTCGACTGTGTATGGCATCTTTGACAGCCTTGATCAAGCAAAGGCTGCTCAATCGTTTTTTATAAACCGTTACCATACCCAGATCACCCTCCCCGTCATCTAA
- a CDS encoding nitrous oxide reductase family maturation protein NosD has translation MFPLRTILIIPIMSTALWAGQVQVGSDYHYITVSEGLEASLSGDTVLVHPGTYVESGLIISHTLTLLGIDNPIIDGNHSGEILTVTADDVRIEGFTFKGSGLSHLEENAAVRFEETRGGRVSDNTFEDNFFAVYISKSEKCIIENNRISGLAKTESRSGNGIHLWYCKDITIEENYIEGHRDGIYLEFVEQCVVTHNHSTKNLRYGLHFMFSNHNEYNNNQFDKNGAGVAVMYSRHVDMHNNVFADNWGSSAYGLLLKDIYDSNITDNQFNRNTVGLYSEACNRIQVEGNNFENNGWAVKIMANSMDNVFTHNNFLANTFDIATNSRQNFNAFNQNYWNRYRGYDLDKDGIGDVPFRPVKLFSLLTEKNEPTLMLMRSIFVEIMDLAESYIPILTPATLIDAEPLMRINP, from the coding sequence ATGTTCCCGCTCCGCACCATACTGATCATCCCTATCATGAGTACTGCTTTGTGGGCAGGGCAGGTACAGGTCGGCTCTGATTATCATTACATCACAGTCTCGGAAGGTCTTGAAGCCTCTTTGTCTGGCGATACCGTCCTGGTCCATCCCGGAACCTATGTTGAAAGCGGTCTGATCATCTCGCACACCCTCACCCTGCTTGGCATTGACAACCCCATTATTGATGGAAACCATAGCGGCGAAATTCTCACCGTAACTGCAGATGATGTTAGAATTGAAGGCTTCACTTTTAAGGGCTCCGGTTTGAGTCACCTAGAAGAAAATGCTGCGGTTCGATTTGAAGAGACACGAGGAGGGAGGGTAAGCGATAATACATTTGAGGACAATTTTTTCGCAGTCTATATCTCTAAATCAGAAAAATGTATTATCGAGAACAATAGAATCAGTGGTCTGGCCAAGACAGAATCACGCTCTGGGAATGGCATTCACCTTTGGTACTGTAAGGATATAACAATTGAAGAAAACTATATTGAAGGTCATCGGGATGGGATATACCTGGAGTTTGTAGAGCAGTGTGTTGTCACCCATAACCATAGCACAAAAAATCTGCGTTATGGTTTACACTTCATGTTTTCAAATCATAATGAATATAATAACAACCAATTTGACAAGAATGGTGCCGGTGTGGCGGTGATGTATTCCCGTCATGTGGATATGCATAATAATGTGTTTGCAGATAACTGGGGAAGCTCCGCCTATGGACTACTCCTCAAGGATATCTATGACAGTAACATCACAGACAACCAGTTCAATCGGAATACTGTGGGACTTTATTCAGAGGCCTGCAACAGAATCCAGGTTGAAGGCAACAATTTTGAGAACAATGGCTGGGCGGTGAAGATTATGGCCAACTCCATGGACAATGTGTTTACCCATAATAACTTCCTCGCCAACACCTTTGACATTGCAACCAACAGTCGTCAGAATTTTAACGCCTTTAATCAAAACTATTGGAATAGATACCGGGGTTATGATCTGGATAAAGATGGCATTGGAGACGTTCCTTTTCGTCCGGTTAAGTTGTTTTCACTGCTTACGGAGAAAAATGAACCGACTCTCATGCTCATGCGCAGTATTTTTGTAGAAATTATGGATCTGGCTGAGAGTTATATTCCCATTCTTACACCGGCCACCCTCATTGATGCCGAACCCCTTATGAGAATCAACCCATGA
- a CDS encoding c-type cytochrome, producing the protein MKKTGMLLIATLILMNCGGGENEAVKEATTPKLSPEGLTQEQIKHGIGPIGALTLGPQDDVLAAKGAEVFELKCVACHKINERLVGPPLAGVTTKRSPAFIMNMILNPDEMVKKHPEVKAMLAEFYVPMTFQNVTEDDARAILEYLRTL; encoded by the coding sequence ATTAAGAAAACGGGGATGCTTTTAATAGCAACGCTGATACTAATGAATTGTGGGGGCGGGGAAAATGAAGCTGTCAAAGAAGCCACCACACCAAAATTGAGTCCTGAAGGTCTCACTCAAGAACAGATCAAACATGGCATCGGTCCCATTGGCGCGCTTACCCTGGGTCCACAAGATGATGTTTTGGCAGCAAAGGGAGCAGAAGTTTTCGAACTGAAGTGTGTGGCCTGTCATAAAATCAATGAACGTCTCGTTGGTCCACCACTGGCTGGTGTGACAACCAAACGTTCACCGGCATTCATCATGAATATGATTTTGAATCCTGATGAGATGGTCAAGAAACATCCCGAAGTAAAAGCCATGTTGGCTGAGTTTTATGTTCCCATGACCTTTCAAAATGTTACCGAAGATGATGCCCGGGCTATTCTCGAATATTTGAGAACTCTTTAA
- a CDS encoding nitrous oxide reductase accessory protein NosL yields the protein MERQAVTMIKSMAPISVLLMTILVISCEPAVQAINYGKDGCSYCRMTIVEDLYGSELLTTKGKAHKFDSIECLAAFVIKDEVATEKIHNLYFTDFEEAGNLYPLQEMIFVQAKKLKSPMGLNLSAFRTQKTADDVALLYFGETMTWEQVKTYVETAWLK from the coding sequence ATGGAAAGACAAGCCGTCACAATGATCAAATCCATGGCTCCCATATCCGTATTGCTTATGACCATCCTGGTGATCAGCTGTGAACCAGCTGTCCAGGCCATCAACTATGGAAAAGATGGTTGTAGCTACTGTCGCATGACCATCGTAGAAGATCTTTATGGGTCGGAACTACTCACCACCAAGGGCAAGGCTCATAAATTTGATTCCATTGAATGCCTGGCAGCTTTTGTAATAAAAGACGAAGTGGCGACAGAGAAGATTCATAATTTGTATTTTACTGATTTTGAAGAAGCTGGAAATCTTTACCCCCTCCAGGAAATGATTTTTGTCCAGGCTAAAAAATTGAAAAGCCCCATGGGCTTGAATCTGTCCGCCTTTCGCACTCAGAAAACTGCCGATGACGTGGCCTTACTCTATTTTGGTGAGACCATGACCTGGGAACAGGTTAAAACCTATGTGGAAACCGCCTGGTTAAAATAG
- the nosZ gene encoding Sec-dependent nitrous-oxide reductase: MNKTMMQIAGVILVIATFLLISECAKKDKPILGSSDAASAVYVAPGDYDEFYAFTSGGFSGQLGVYGLPSGRLFKEIPVFSVDPENGYGFNEETKDMLKTSFGHIPWDDSHHPELSQTDGVTDGRWIFINGNNTPRIARIDLKNFETAEIIEIPNSGGNHGSPFITQNSEYVVASTRFSVPIPQADVPISSYKENFSGTLSFIKVNPDDGHMNIEFQIMVPGYDYDLASGGKGPSHGWAFFSSYNTEQANTLLEVNASKNDKDFIAAVNWKLAEKYLAEGKGHKQPADYYHNYMDHNSHSAVSEQKKSVTVLYPSECPGLIYYLPTPKSPHGVDVDPTGEYIVGGGKLAAVVSVHSFSKMIKAIEDKKFIGDAGGIPVLDFDATIAGEVTNVGLGPLHTEFDGKGYAYTSAFITSEVVKWKIGTWEIVDRIPSYYSIGHLMIPGGGSMKPWGKYLVALNKMTKDRYLSTGPELAHAAQLIDISGEKMKLLLDFPTVGEPHYAQGIPANLIHPNTTKIYELENNTHPYRTLSEKDARVERKGNEVHVYMTTIRTHFKPDNIEGIQVGDVVYFHVTNLEQDWDIPHGFAMQGAINSELLVMPGATNTLRWEPKKVGVFPFYCTDFCSALHQEMQGYVRVSPKGSKVPISF, encoded by the coding sequence ATGAACAAAACAATGATGCAGATAGCAGGAGTGATTCTGGTAATTGCCACCTTTTTACTCATTTCAGAATGTGCAAAAAAAGACAAGCCTATTCTAGGTTCTAGTGATGCAGCTTCGGCCGTCTATGTTGCCCCGGGTGATTATGACGAGTTCTATGCCTTTACATCAGGTGGATTTAGTGGCCAACTCGGCGTATACGGTTTGCCCTCGGGACGTCTATTCAAGGAAATCCCTGTCTTTTCTGTAGATCCTGAAAATGGATATGGATTTAACGAAGAAACCAAAGACATGCTCAAAACATCTTTTGGTCATATTCCATGGGATGATTCTCATCACCCAGAACTTTCACAGACAGACGGTGTAACTGATGGCCGCTGGATATTTATCAATGGAAACAACACGCCCCGAATTGCTCGAATTGATCTAAAGAATTTTGAAACAGCTGAGATCATTGAAATACCTAACTCAGGTGGAAACCATGGATCACCCTTCATAACTCAAAACTCTGAGTATGTGGTGGCCTCAACACGCTTTAGTGTTCCGATCCCACAGGCAGATGTACCAATATCTAGCTACAAAGAAAACTTCAGTGGAACGCTTTCATTCATCAAAGTGAATCCCGATGATGGGCACATGAACATCGAATTCCAAATTATGGTACCTGGTTATGACTATGATTTAGCCAGTGGCGGTAAAGGTCCCTCACATGGTTGGGCCTTCTTCTCAAGCTACAATACGGAACAAGCCAACACCCTTCTCGAAGTGAATGCTTCAAAGAATGACAAGGATTTCATTGCTGCCGTTAACTGGAAATTGGCTGAAAAGTATCTGGCTGAAGGCAAGGGTCATAAACAACCAGCCGATTACTATCATAACTACATGGACCACAACTCACACTCTGCAGTTTCTGAGCAGAAAAAGAGTGTGACCGTCCTCTATCCTTCAGAATGCCCAGGTCTGATATATTATCTCCCCACACCAAAATCTCCCCACGGCGTCGATGTTGACCCCACAGGTGAGTACATTGTTGGTGGCGGCAAACTGGCCGCTGTCGTTTCTGTACATTCTTTTTCTAAGATGATAAAAGCCATTGAAGACAAAAAATTCATTGGCGATGCAGGTGGAATTCCCGTCCTCGATTTTGACGCAACCATTGCTGGTGAAGTCACCAATGTTGGTCTTGGCCCATTGCATACTGAGTTTGATGGAAAAGGGTATGCCTACACCTCTGCCTTTATTACTTCTGAAGTGGTTAAGTGGAAAATAGGAACCTGGGAAATTGTTGACCGAATTCCATCCTATTATTCAATTGGACACCTGATGATTCCTGGTGGCGGAAGCATGAAGCCATGGGGTAAATATCTGGTCGCTCTCAACAAAATGACCAAAGATCGCTATCTTTCTACTGGACCTGAATTAGCTCACGCCGCTCAGCTGATTGATATTTCAGGTGAAAAGATGAAACTGCTTTTGGATTTCCCAACAGTTGGTGAACCTCACTATGCTCAGGGTATTCCTGCAAATCTCATTCATCCCAATACTACCAAGATCTATGAGCTGGAAAATAACACCCATCCATATCGCACACTTAGCGAGAAGGACGCACGTGTTGAACGGAAAGGGAACGAGGTTCATGTCTACATGACCACCATCCGTACACACTTCAAGCCTGATAATATTGAAGGTATTCAAGTGGGTGATGTGGTTTATTTCCATGTGACAAACCTTGAGCAGGATTGGGATATTCCGCACGGTTTTGCCATGCAGGGAGCCATAAATTCTGAGCTGCTTGTCATGCCAGGAGCCACAAATACGCTACGTTGGGAGCCTAAAAAAGTTGGTGTATTTCCATTCTATTGTACCGACTTCTGTTCAGCGCTTCATCAGGAAATGCAAGGTTATGTGAGAGTTTCACCCAAGGGATCAAAAGTTCCAATCTCCTTTTAA
- a CDS encoding Rrf2 family transcriptional regulator yields the protein MILSRATEYAIRLIFYLSDRQPLVKYIRIKDVAKDLDVPYYQLAKVANTLITNEILKSSTGPTGGIDLCDHANSLPLSVVLEIFGEKDIFDKCILGLKECSSENPCPIHNVWGTTRVELKATFFDKTLGELKADALLPVFKNLNN from the coding sequence ATGATACTATCTCGAGCAACAGAGTATGCAATCCGGCTCATTTTCTATCTCAGCGATCGTCAACCACTCGTTAAATACATCCGCATCAAGGATGTGGCCAAAGACCTTGATGTTCCTTATTACCAACTTGCCAAAGTGGCTAACACGCTCATCACAAATGAAATACTTAAATCGAGCACAGGACCAACAGGTGGCATAGATCTTTGTGACCATGCCAACAGTCTACCGCTTTCAGTCGTGTTGGAAATTTTCGGTGAAAAGGACATCTTCGATAAATGCATTCTGGGCCTCAAAGAGTGTTCCAGTGAGAACCCCTGCCCCATCCACAACGTTTGGGGAACGACAAGGGTCGAGCTCAAAGCCACTTTTTTTGATAAGACTCTGGGTGAATTGAAGGCTGATGCGCTACTCCCAGTTTTTAAAAACCTGAATAATTGA
- a CDS encoding fasciclin domain-containing protein has translation MKNVIIMLVLSFVVLVVFACSTSEDTAMAKTETFAKDHSQAGVKDDVSDPNILQIALGSPDHTTLVAGVVATQLENVLVGAGPLTVFAPTNAAFDKLPKGTLETLLKPENKSKLAAIITSHASPGTFMGEGLKDGMQLYMATGHYVDVKVTEEGTFVNGSKILATVDATNGVVHVIDDVFLIAAG, from the coding sequence ATGAAAAACGTAATAATCATGCTGGTTTTAAGCTTTGTTGTGCTGGTAGTTTTCGCATGTTCAACAAGTGAAGACACAGCAATGGCAAAAACCGAGACCTTCGCCAAAGATCATAGCCAGGCAGGTGTGAAGGATGATGTCTCAGATCCAAATATACTCCAGATCGCCCTGGGAAGCCCTGACCATACCACTCTGGTGGCAGGTGTTGTGGCAACTCAGCTGGAAAATGTTCTGGTCGGTGCCGGCCCCTTGACGGTTTTCGCACCAACAAATGCTGCCTTTGATAAACTGCCTAAAGGTACTCTGGAAACACTATTAAAACCTGAGAACAAATCAAAACTGGCAGCGATTATCACATCTCATGCTTCCCCGGGTACATTTATGGGAGAGGGTTTGAAAGATGGTATGCAGCTTTATATGGCCACAGGTCACTATGTTGATGTAAAGGTCACCGAAGAAGGAACCTTCGTCAATGGCAGCAAAATCCTGGCTACAGTGGATGCAACAAATGGCGTGGTTCATGTAATCGATGATGTCTTTTTGATTGCTGCTGGATAA
- a CDS encoding 2-C-methyl-D-erythritol 2,4-cyclodiphosphate synthase, with protein sequence MRIGSGYDVHRLVEGRDLVLGGVKIPFEKGTLGHSDGDALTHAIADAILGALALGDIGQHFPDSSPEYKGVYSIDLLRHVAALIKEKSFVVSNVDATLILQRPKVMGFLPEVRQTLADALDISIDLVSVKATTTEGMGMTGSGDAVAAQAVCLLSKI encoded by the coding sequence CTGAGAATTGGAAGCGGTTATGATGTCCATCGTCTGGTGGAGGGTCGCGATCTGGTTTTGGGTGGTGTTAAAATTCCTTTTGAAAAGGGAACGCTTGGTCATTCTGATGGAGATGCACTAACCCACGCCATAGCAGATGCGATTCTTGGTGCCCTGGCACTGGGAGATATTGGCCAGCATTTTCCAGATTCCTCTCCTGAGTATAAAGGGGTCTATTCCATCGATCTTCTCAGGCATGTGGCTGCCCTGATTAAAGAAAAAAGTTTTGTGGTTTCCAATGTGGATGCCACGCTCATCCTCCAGCGACCCAAAGTTATGGGTTTTTTACCTGAGGTACGTCAAACGCTGGCTGATGCGTTGGACATATCAATTGATCTTGTATCCGTCAAAGCGACGACGACTGAAGGCATGGGCATGACTGGTAGTGGAGATGCCGTGGCCGCTCAAGCTGTTTGTCTCCTTTCAAAAATTTAG
- a CDS encoding ABC transporter ATP-binding protein: MIDIKGLEKRFGRLEVLRELDAQIQENKITAIVGHNGSGKTTLIKCLLGLDKYDGGHITIKDFKLNGDWSYRSQIGYMPQVARFPENLTATEIITMISDLRTGSVTQADDLISYFRLSDEMSKPLKNLSGGTRQKVNAIVALMFNPDILILDEPTAGLDPISSSLLKDRIVAEKDAGKTVIITSHIMSEIQELADTILYLLDGKIFFDGPVDELIAQTGEKNLERAIAKMMS; encoded by the coding sequence ATGATTGATATCAAAGGTCTGGAAAAGCGCTTTGGACGTCTTGAAGTCCTCCGGGAGCTCGATGCGCAAATTCAGGAAAATAAAATTACTGCCATTGTAGGTCACAATGGTTCAGGCAAAACCACCCTAATCAAATGTTTACTCGGTCTTGATAAATACGATGGTGGCCACATCACCATCAAAGATTTTAAGCTCAATGGCGACTGGAGCTACCGGAGCCAGATTGGGTATATGCCGCAGGTCGCGCGTTTCCCTGAAAATCTCACTGCCACCGAGATCATTACCATGATCTCAGACCTACGGACGGGGTCAGTAACCCAGGCAGATGATTTGATAAGCTATTTTAGACTTTCAGATGAGATGTCCAAACCCCTTAAAAATCTATCTGGTGGGACACGACAAAAGGTAAATGCCATTGTTGCCCTCATGTTCAATCCTGATATTCTGATTCTTGATGAGCCAACCGCTGGTCTGGATCCTATTTCCAGTAGTCTCCTTAAAGACAGGATTGTTGCTGAAAAGGATGCTGGTAAAACGGTGATTATTACTTCCCATATCATGAGTGAGATCCAGGAATTGGCTGATACCATCCTCTATTTACTTGATGGAAAAATTTTCTTCGATGGTCCTGTGGATGAACTCATAGCCCAAACGGGTGAAAAGAACCTTGAACGTGCCATCGCCAAAATGATGTCCTGA
- the queA gene encoding tRNA preQ1(34) S-adenosylmethionine ribosyltransferase-isomerase QueA: MTLSDFDYELPEELIAQHPTAKRDGSKLLVMDAQSGEVVHSKFSNVVDSLKSGDVLVLNNTKVFPSRLFARKDKTDTEIELFLLRELGNNLWETLVKPARKVRVGNKLVIEDKITCDVVDNTVSGGRVVRFDKNGGDFYSILDEVGKWPLPPYILREANAKDKDRYQTVYAEHRGAVAAPTAGLHFTEALLKKAQAKGVEIQYVTLHVGLGTFRPVNVEDITKHQMDAEYFNVPEETVAAIKKAKEEGRRVIGVGTTVVRALESAVMYPRELEPGDGWTNKFIYPPYIFRVVDGIITNFHQPKSTLLMLVSAFSSKEKILKAYKVAVEKKYRFFSYGDAMFIS; this comes from the coding sequence CTGACCCTCTCTGATTTCGATTATGAATTACCAGAGGAGTTGATAGCCCAACACCCAACTGCCAAACGGGACGGATCCAAATTACTCGTTATGGATGCCCAGTCTGGGGAAGTTGTGCATAGCAAGTTTTCTAATGTTGTGGATTCCCTGAAGTCAGGAGATGTCCTTGTATTGAATAATACCAAAGTCTTCCCCTCAAGACTTTTTGCTCGTAAGGATAAAACGGATACCGAAATCGAATTATTTTTACTTCGTGAATTGGGCAATAATCTCTGGGAAACGCTGGTGAAACCTGCCCGCAAGGTTCGCGTGGGAAACAAGCTGGTTATTGAAGACAAAATCACCTGTGATGTGGTTGATAATACGGTTTCAGGCGGACGTGTCGTTCGCTTTGACAAAAACGGCGGCGATTTCTATTCCATTCTTGACGAAGTTGGCAAATGGCCACTTCCGCCCTACATCCTTAGAGAGGCTAATGCCAAAGACAAGGATCGTTATCAAACCGTTTATGCCGAACATCGGGGTGCTGTGGCGGCCCCTACAGCAGGATTACATTTCACTGAAGCCCTGCTAAAAAAAGCCCAGGCAAAGGGTGTAGAAATTCAATATGTAACCCTTCATGTTGGACTGGGAACCTTCAGGCCTGTAAATGTGGAAGACATCACCAAGCATCAAATGGATGCTGAGTATTTTAATGTGCCAGAAGAGACAGTTGCCGCAATTAAGAAGGCTAAAGAAGAAGGTCGGCGGGTCATTGGAGTTGGAACGACCGTTGTTCGAGCGCTTGAATCAGCCGTAATGTATCCACGTGAACTTGAACCTGGTGATGGCTGGACAAACAAGTTCATCTACCCCCCATATATTTTCAGAGTAGTTGATGGTATTATCACCAATTTTCATCAGCCCAAGTCAACCCTGCTTATGCTGGTTTCAGCCTTTTCATCAAAAGAGAAAATTCTTAAGGCATATAAAGTAGCGGTTGAAAAGAAGTATCGCTTTTTCAGCTATGGCGATGCCATGTTTATTAGTTAG
- a CDS encoding ABC transporter permease subunit, whose product MMTLLKIIKYQLHDLLRGKWFIIYTAVFFLLTDGLFRFGGDSGQVSLSLMNVVLFIIPLVSIIFGTMFFYNSREFMELLLSQPISRISLFLGLYLGLTIPLSAVYLVGVGVPFIYHAGVQTGSHWILLLVGVSLTWVFTALAFLIAVLSEQRVKGVGMTIVLWLFFAILYDGIILFILFALEDYPLEKLTLALSLFNPIDLGRILMLLQFDIAALMGYTGALFSKFYGNMFGSAVAVFALWMWCIGPVWLGYRAFSKKDF is encoded by the coding sequence ATGATGACCCTACTAAAGATAATCAAGTATCAACTTCATGACCTCCTTAGAGGTAAATGGTTCATTATTTATACAGCAGTATTCTTTTTGCTTACAGATGGACTTTTCCGATTCGGTGGTGATTCAGGGCAAGTATCCCTGAGTCTCATGAATGTGGTCTTATTCATTATTCCCCTGGTGAGCATTATTTTTGGCACCATGTTTTTTTACAACTCCAGGGAGTTTATGGAGCTGCTTTTATCTCAACCTATTAGTCGGATTTCACTATTTCTGGGGCTGTATCTTGGCCTCACCATACCCCTTTCAGCAGTTTATCTGGTTGGAGTAGGCGTGCCTTTCATTTATCACGCCGGGGTACAGACTGGTAGCCATTGGATTCTACTTCTTGTTGGAGTTTCCCTGACCTGGGTATTCACTGCTCTCGCTTTTCTCATTGCAGTATTGTCTGAGCAGCGTGTAAAAGGTGTTGGTATGACCATCGTTCTCTGGTTGTTTTTTGCCATTCTCTATGATGGTATTATCCTTTTTATACTCTTTGCACTGGAGGATTACCCTCTTGAAAAACTGACCCTGGCTTTATCCCTGTTTAACCCTATTGACCTGGGACGGATATTGATGTTGCTGCAATTTGACATTGCCGCTCTCATGGGGTATACCGGTGCTCTATTTTCAAAATTTTATGGAAATATGTTTGGTTCTGCCGTGGCAGTTTTCGCACTTTGGATGTGGTGTATAGGTCCAGTATGGCTGGGCTATCGGGCATTTTCGAAAAAAGATTTTTAG